A genome region from Myroides fluvii includes the following:
- a CDS encoding gamma carbonic anhydrase family protein, which yields MLIKEIRGKYPNIATDCYIAENATIVGDVTIGQSCSVWFNAVIRGDVNSIVIGNKVNIQDGAIIHCTYEKHPTVIGNNVSIGHNAMVHGCVVHDNVLIGMGAIVMDDCVIHSNTIIAAGAVVTQHTVVEPGSIYAGVPAKKVKDIGASDFAGEIERIANNYVMYSGWFKEADQEK from the coding sequence ATGCTAATAAAAGAAATAAGAGGGAAGTACCCCAATATAGCAACGGATTGCTATATTGCAGAGAATGCTACTATTGTCGGAGATGTTACAATCGGGCAGTCGTGTAGTGTTTGGTTTAATGCAGTAATTCGCGGTGATGTGAATTCGATTGTCATTGGCAATAAGGTAAATATCCAAGATGGAGCAATTATACACTGTACCTACGAAAAACATCCTACAGTTATCGGAAACAACGTTTCAATAGGACACAATGCTATGGTGCATGGTTGTGTTGTACACGATAATGTGTTAATTGGTATGGGAGCTATCGTGATGGATGATTGTGTCATTCACAGCAATACGATTATAGCTGCGGGAGCTGTAGTTACGCAGCATACTGTAGTGGAACCAGGAAGCATTTACGCAGGTGTTCCTGCAAAGAAGGTAAAAGACATTGGTGCTTCGGATTTCGCAGGGGAGATTGAGCGTATAGCCAATAATTATGTGATGTATTCTGGTTGGTTTAAAGAGGCAGATCAAGAGAAATAA
- a CDS encoding OmpH family outer membrane protein translates to MKKMKSLLIAAVMFFGVSLTTATAQTKVAHIDVQALITEMPAMKSAEAELKTLSEKYQKEYGTMVSEYQTKAQKYQTEAPTVGDKVNEDRQKEVEDLLQRIQQFQTTASQDLQKKEVDLTQPIFEKARTAIQKVARAQGIQYVLDSSMGSGVLLADGTNLAADVKKELGIK, encoded by the coding sequence ATGAAAAAAATGAAATCCTTATTGATTGCAGCAGTAATGTTTTTTGGCGTTAGCTTAACTACAGCAACAGCCCAAACTAAAGTTGCACACATCGATGTTCAAGCTTTGATTACAGAAATGCCTGCTATGAAATCAGCTGAGGCAGAATTAAAAACATTAAGCGAAAAATATCAAAAAGAATACGGAACAATGGTATCTGAGTACCAAACAAAAGCTCAAAAATACCAAACTGAAGCTCCTACTGTAGGAGATAAAGTAAACGAAGATAGACAAAAAGAAGTGGAAGATCTTTTACAAAGAATCCAACAGTTCCAAACTACAGCTTCGCAAGATTTACAAAAGAAAGAAGTTGATTTAACACAACCTATTTTTGAGAAAGCTAGAACAGCAATCCAAAAAGTAGCTCGCGCTCAAGGAATCCAATATGTATTAGATTCATCAATGGGTTCTGGCGTTTTATTAGCTGACGGTACAAACTTAGCAGCTGATGTAAAAAAAGAATTAGGTATTAAATAA
- the murI gene encoding glutamate racemase, which translates to MKNTNPIGLFDSGIGGTTIWQEIRNLMPYEDTIFLADQKNAPYGTQTKEAIVALSHKNVKYLVDQGCKLVIVACNTATTNAIQELRSSFTIPIIGIEPAIKPASLLTKTSTIGVLATKGTITSDLFTSKLKLYPNVKIIEQIGYNLVTLIEAGQLHTQEMKDLLQLYLLPMVEQGMDTLVLGCTHYPYLTPIIKTIIPEDILIIDSGEAVAKHTQKVLAEHQLLTTTNQPGHTLFYTNVDPSVLQTFAPKDIQVQQIEF; encoded by the coding sequence ATGAAAAACACAAATCCCATTGGTTTATTTGATTCTGGTATAGGTGGAACCACAATATGGCAAGAGATTCGCAACTTAATGCCTTATGAAGACACCATTTTTTTAGCAGATCAGAAGAATGCACCTTATGGCACACAAACCAAAGAAGCTATTGTTGCCCTATCCCATAAAAACGTAAAATACTTGGTTGATCAAGGATGTAAATTGGTTATTGTTGCTTGCAATACAGCAACCACAAATGCCATTCAAGAACTGCGTTCTTCCTTTACCATCCCCATCATAGGAATAGAGCCAGCTATTAAGCCAGCTTCTCTACTGACAAAAACCTCAACCATAGGTGTTTTAGCTACAAAAGGAACCATTACAAGCGATTTATTTACTTCCAAGCTAAAACTATACCCTAATGTGAAAATAATCGAACAAATCGGCTATAATTTAGTCACCTTGATTGAGGCGGGTCAACTCCATACCCAAGAAATGAAGGATCTTTTACAACTCTATTTACTTCCCATGGTCGAGCAAGGCATGGATACTCTAGTTTTAGGGTGTACGCACTATCCTTATTTAACCCCTATTATAAAAACAATTATTCCCGAAGATATTTTAATTATTGACTCTGGTGAAGCAGTTGCAAAACACACCCAAAAAGTATTAGCTGAACATCAATTATTGACTACAACTAATCAACCTGGCCACACCCTGTTTTACACCAATGTAGACCCTTCTGTGTTACAAACATTCGCACCAAAAGATATCCAAGTTCAACAAATTGAATTTTAA
- a CDS encoding OmpH family outer membrane protein — protein MRYLFIFLISIFGYSFSFAQGGSARVAYIDMELILQHVPEYTEASAQLASRAEGWKQEVDKKKEEIKKLKTDLANERVLLTRDLINEKEEDISSLEDDLLKYQQKYFGTDGEYFSQKISLAKPIQDQVFSMVQDIAEARKYDYVLDKNAETTMLIADKRYDISNLVIRRMTAARRKQNMTAEQVEAVEKEEKEEDAISLRQSRREEQQRRREEAERQMRQEQKEEKQKQQQTKTEHEQISKEDSLKRQQEEKLKELEEKREEAERLRQEKIEAQKQALKQKQEEIEQKKLEDKQKREQLQLDREKQIKQQQEEAEKQKAAREKREQEEKDRRREEAEKQQKNDKNEELEKLIADRQAAETKRRVEQEQKKTEALEQRRKQIEETQRKQQEIKQRVQQEQEEKRKKMLQEQEEMKKQIEAAKSNK, from the coding sequence ATGAGGTATCTTTTTATTTTTTTAATCAGTATTTTTGGTTATTCCTTTTCCTTTGCACAAGGAGGGTCTGCTCGAGTTGCTTATATTGACATGGAACTTATCTTGCAACACGTCCCGGAATACACAGAGGCTAGTGCACAATTAGCCTCACGTGCAGAAGGCTGGAAACAAGAAGTTGACAAGAAAAAGGAAGAGATTAAAAAACTCAAAACGGATTTAGCAAATGAAAGAGTGTTGCTTACTCGTGATTTGATTAATGAAAAAGAAGAAGACATCAGTTCTCTTGAAGACGATCTTTTAAAATATCAACAAAAATATTTTGGTACAGATGGAGAGTACTTTTCGCAAAAAATAAGTTTAGCGAAACCGATTCAAGATCAAGTATTCTCTATGGTTCAAGATATTGCTGAGGCAAGAAAATACGATTATGTTTTAGACAAGAATGCTGAAACTACGATGTTAATAGCCGATAAACGATATGATATTAGTAATTTAGTCATTCGTCGCATGACCGCTGCTCGAAGAAAACAAAACATGACAGCAGAGCAAGTAGAAGCTGTAGAGAAAGAGGAAAAAGAAGAAGATGCTATTTCGCTTAGACAAAGTCGACGTGAGGAACAGCAACGCAGAAGAGAAGAAGCTGAACGCCAAATGCGTCAAGAACAGAAAGAAGAAAAGCAGAAGCAACAGCAAACGAAGACAGAGCATGAACAAATCAGTAAAGAAGACTCTTTAAAACGTCAACAAGAAGAGAAGTTAAAAGAGTTAGAAGAGAAAAGAGAAGAAGCTGAACGTTTAAGACAAGAGAAAATTGAAGCGCAAAAGCAAGCGCTGAAACAAAAACAAGAAGAGATTGAACAGAAGAAGCTAGAGGATAAACAAAAGAGAGAGCAACTTCAATTAGATCGAGAAAAGCAAATTAAACAGCAGCAAGAAGAAGCGGAAAAGCAAAAAGCTGCCAGAGAAAAAAGAGAACAAGAAGAAAAAGATCGACGCCGAGAAGAAGCGGAAAAACAGCAAAAAAATGACAAGAATGAAGAACTTGAAAAATTAATTGCTGACAGACAAGCTGCCGAAACCAAGCGAAGAGTGGAACAAGAGCAAAAGAAAACTGAAGCCCTAGAACAACGTCGAAAACAAATAGAGGAAACGCAGCGTAAACAACAAGAAATAAAACAACGCGTTCAACAAGAACAAGAAGAAAAACGCAAAAAAATGCTTCAAGAACAAGAAGAAATGAAAAAACAAATTGAAGCCGCAAAAAGTAACAAGTAA
- a CDS encoding PorP/SprF family type IX secretion system membrane protein: MKIFKKRYLAIALLVTQMGHAQDGGLPMYSDYLADNYYLIHPAMAGLKNSTQVRGAIRQQWGDTDDAPQTQTLTINTRVGERSGIGIIAFSDKNGYHAESGAKLTYAHHITFSESRYELNMLSFGMSAGFARTTLDETKFGSVYDPVLSGGLEVKDSYFSVDFGAAYHRGEFFSMFTVKNAVTSKRELYTDAESNNFRRYLLGGGYTFGNTRYNGGWMYEPSVLVQYVEETEMKLADVNMKVYKTFEDAKLWAGVSYRRDFNRAEYMKSGKSKKQANQSISPLIGGSYKMFSFTYTYTHELGDNTFNKGGFHLFTLGVDLFAKRSTLDCNCPNLHD, translated from the coding sequence ATGAAAATATTTAAGAAGAGATATTTAGCAATTGCGTTATTAGTTACTCAAATGGGTCATGCGCAAGACGGTGGATTACCTATGTATTCGGATTATTTGGCTGATAACTATTATTTGATTCACCCAGCAATGGCAGGATTAAAAAATAGTACACAGGTACGAGGAGCGATAAGACAACAGTGGGGTGATACAGATGATGCACCACAAACGCAAACTTTAACAATCAATACCCGCGTCGGAGAACGATCGGGTATTGGTATCATCGCTTTCTCAGATAAGAATGGTTATCATGCTGAAAGTGGAGCTAAGTTGACGTATGCACATCATATTACTTTCAGTGAGTCACGTTATGAATTGAATATGTTGTCGTTTGGTATGAGTGCAGGTTTTGCTCGTACTACACTAGATGAAACAAAATTTGGTTCTGTTTATGACCCTGTGTTAAGTGGTGGTCTTGAAGTAAAAGATAGCTATTTTTCTGTTGATTTTGGAGCGGCGTATCACCGTGGAGAATTTTTCTCTATGTTCACCGTAAAAAATGCAGTTACAAGTAAAAGAGAATTGTATACAGATGCAGAAAGCAACAATTTTCGCCGTTACTTATTAGGTGGTGGTTATACTTTCGGAAACACGCGCTACAATGGAGGATGGATGTATGAGCCTTCTGTGTTAGTGCAGTATGTTGAAGAAACGGAGATGAAGTTAGCTGATGTGAATATGAAAGTGTATAAAACTTTCGAAGACGCTAAACTTTGGGCTGGTGTTTCTTACCGTCGCGATTTTAATCGAGCGGAATACATGAAAAGTGGAAAAAGCAAAAAACAAGCAAATCAAAGTATCAGTCCACTAATTGGAGGGTCTTATAAAATGTTTAGTTTTACTTACACGTATACACATGAATTAGGAGATAATACGTTTAACAAAGGAGGATTCCATTTATTCACACTTGGAGTTGATTTATTTGCAAAACGAAGTACATTAGATTGTAATTGTCCTAACCTACACGATTAA